The Verrucomicrobiota bacterium genome includes the window GCATCCCGAATTCTGCACCCCGGAATGCGCAACTCCTGGAGAATTGGCCCAACAGGACCGGGCCGGCGAATGGCTGGTCCGAAATTGTGCGCGCACTCTCGGCGGCAAGCTCGGAAGGCCGGTGCGGATTTACAAGAACAACACGGACTTTCAGGGACACAGTTACGGCTGCCACGAGAACTATTTGCTGCCCCGCGCCCTGCCCTGGGAAAAACTGGCGCGAGCGATGCAGGCTTTCCTGGTCACGCGGCAGATTTACGCCGGGGCCGGAAAATTCGGCTGGGAGGCGGAGGATCGCTTTCTCGAGTCCCATTTTCAGATCAGCCAAAGAGCGGATTTTTTCTCCGAGCTCCAGAGTGTGGACACCATGCAGCGGCGGCCCTTGATCAACACCCGGGACGAGCCGCACGCGAACCCGAGTCTTTACCGCCGGTTCCATGTCATCCTGGGCGATGCCAACATGTCTCCCTTCGCGACGCGGCTGAAGGTCGGCGCCACCGCCCTGGTTCTGGAAGCGGCGGCGCGCGCGCCGGATCTTGATTGGCCGGTCCTCGAACACCCGCTGGAAGCAGTGCGGTCCATTTCCCGGGATCCGGATTTCGCCTGGAAGGTGCGTTGCGAGCGGAACCGCTTCGCTTCAGCCCTGGAGGTGCAGTCCTGGTATCTGGAGATGGCGGGCCGCTGGTGCAACACCGCGGAATCGTGGAAGACGGCGCTGATGTCGGATTGGGCCCAGGTGATGAAGGACCTGGCCGAGGATCCTTTTCGTTGCCGCCACCGGCTGGATTGGCCGGCGAAATTGCATTGGATCCGACGGTTTCAGAGGGACGAAGGCTTGTCTGATTCCGACCCCTGGCTGCGCAGTCTCGATTTGCAATATCACCTGCTGGATCCGGCGGAAGGGTTGTTTGCCGCGCTGGAGAGCTCGGGCGAGATGGAAGCCGGGGAGCCGGACGAAGCTTCTGCCCGAGCGCTCCGATCTCCGCCCGCCATCACCCGCGCCGCCGTGCGTGGAAAGTTGATCGAGAAATTCCCCGCGCGGGTTCTGGCCGCGCAGTGGGACCACGTGCTGCTGGAAGGCAAGGCAGGCGTGGTCCGGGTGGATCTGACGGATTTGTTCGCCCCGGACGACATTTCGCGCTATCTTCAGCGCATTGAAGCGGCCCGCGCAGTGGACGACTTGCGGGGGTTGGACGATTGACGCAAACCGGAGCGGATGGAGAATACGTTATGCCCGATTCAGCTCAAAAGCAGCGGCCCGCCGGACCCGGCGGGGGAGGGGAGGGGGGCGGTTCCGAGCCCTCCGCGCCCAAGGTGGACAAGCCCAATGTGGACGACCTGCTCAAGAAAATGAAGAAGGTTGATCCCGATCAGGCGCGCCGTTATCGGCAAAGGACCGGCGAATGAGCGCCGACACCGTGGCGGGCGACTTTTTGTCGCTGCTCGCGGCCCGGCGCATCGAACCTCTGCGAGCCGAGTCGGGGACGCACGCGCCGCCCTACACGGAGGGCACCACCGTCTTTGCTTTTCATTGCGCCGAAGGCGTCCTGGTGGCGGGTGATCGCCGGGCCACGGCGGGCAACTGGATCGTGACGGACCGGATCGAGAAGATCATCGAAGTGGACGATGCTTCTTTGCTGGCGATCGCCGGAGCGCCCGCGATCGCGTTCGAGATGGCCAGGGTGTTGCAAACCTCCTTCGAGTATTACCGACGCAGCCAGTTGCAACCGCTCAGCTTGGCCGCCAAGGTCCGTGCCTTGGCGCGTTTGTTGCGTGAGAATCTGCCCATGACCCTTCAAGGGGTGGGCGTGGTCATGCCGCTGTTCGCGGCCTGCGATCCGAAAGATCCGCAAGGGCCGCCGCGCATTTTCTTCTACGATCCGCTGGGGGCTCAATTCCAGGCCGTGGACTTCGCGGCCTCTGGTTCAGGTTCGGGCACCATCCGCAGCATCCTGGATTACCAGTCCCGATTTGGAGTGCCCAAACCTTCCGCGCTGGGTCGTGTCGAGGCGACGGTGCTGGCTTTACGGCTCCTGGCGGTCGCGGCGGCGCATGACTCCGCGACGGGAGGCGTGCAGCCGGGCATCAGCCACTTCGCGACCTTGCGCCTGCTGGCCCGCGGGCGGATCGAAACCATTACCGAGGCGGAACAGCGCGCCGCCTGGGAGCGCGCCGGGATAGACAAAGATCCTCAATTTCCATGATCGAAGAACCCTACCGATGGCTCGAGGCCATCGCCCATCGCCGCGAGTACGTGCGGGACCAAATCCGCACCGCCACTCCGGTGCTGGCGATGAGCCTTCCCGAAGGCGTGCTGATGGTGGCGGCGGGCACAGGACAATCGAAAGTCTTCGAAATCTTCGACCGCCATATCGGTGGCGCCTTCGGCCATCCCGCCGACGTGGAGCGATTGCGGCAGGCGGCGATCGACGCCGCGCATGTGGAGGGATTCACGCGCGCCGCGGAAGATGTCACCTTGCGGCGTTTGGTGGGCTTCGGGTTGGGACCGCTCGTGAAGTCACAGTTCGAACACGTCTATGGAGCCCCTATCCTGGCGGAATGGCTTTTCGCCGAAGCGGGAACATCTCCGGCCGAAGACGTGCTCATGCGGCTTCATTTCCATGGCGCCTTTCGCATGTGCGACGGAGGTGTGGGCGTGGCTGCTCCTGACCCGGACAAGGAACGTCTGGCCGAACAATGGATCCGTGAAGAGGCGCCGGGGCGGCGTGGACTCGAAGCGGCGTCCCGCCTTCTGCTCCAAGCCTGGTGGCTGCTCGAGGCTGGAAAACCCCTGGGGACGGGCCGTCCCGATGAAGGGGCGCGGGAAGAGGGCTGGCGTCAGGCGACCCGTGACAAAGTCTTGGAGTTAGCGCTCCTGGAGCGAGCTTCGACGAGGCGGTCCAAGGTTCGTTGGCTGACGCCCGGCGAAGCGGGTTTGGCATGAACCGGATCGTCGGATTGGAGACGGAGTATGGCTGCCTGACGACAGATCCCGCCGGGTCGCCGCCGGTGGTGGCGAGAACCCGCAATTGGATCTTCGAGAATCACCGCCTCGGATTGGCGGACGTGCATCAGCGCGATTGGGATGAACCGGCCGGCAACGGCGGATTCCTTTTCAACGGAGGGCGAGCCTACGTCGATATGGGGCATATGGAGTATTGCACCCCCGAATGCCAATCGCTGCGCGATTTGATTGCATTCGACCGGGCCGGAGACCGCATGCTTCATCACGCGATTCAGGGGCTGGGCTTGTCGAGCCTGGCGGGTTTCATTCGCAACAACGTGGATCACTACTCCGGGGCGACGTTCGGCTGTCATGAGAATTATCTGGTCCGGCGCGGGGCGCCTCTGAATGACCGCACCATCTATGCTTTGCTGGGCTTCTTGACGCTGCGGGTGCTCTATACCGGGGCGGGGCGGGTGGGCGGGATGTCGCATGGCGATGTCTCGCTGAGGACGGAAGCTCCGGGTGCGTCAGAAATCCCCACCCCGGTGTTCCAAATCAGCCAGCGGGCGGATTACATTAACAACGACCTGTTCGAATGGGTGCAGTTCAACCGGGCGATCATCAACACCCGCGATGAACCCCTGGCAGATCCCAGCCGATTCCGCAGACTGCACCTGATCCATGGGGACAGCAATGTGCTGCCCTTCGCCCTCTTCCTCAAAGCGGGGACGACTTCTTTGGTGCTGGATCTGCTCGAAATCGATCAGATCCCCACCCTCAGCCTTGCCGACGCCGTGGCGTCGTTCCGGGAAATCTCCGTCAGGCCACACGGGCCCTGGAATGTGCGAACGGAAGAAACCGGTGAAACACCGGCGCTCGATCTGCTCCGAAAGTATTGGGAGGCAGCGCATCGATTCTTCGCGCGCCGGGATCGCGAGACGGACGACGTGCTCGAAGCCTGGGGGCAGACTCTGGACGCTCTCCAGCGCAATCCCGAAGAACTCGTGGGACGCGTTGATTGGATCACCAAACAGTGGTTGTTGCGTCAGTTTGTGGAACACGAAGGCGTGCCATGGAACGATCCGGTCCTGCGCTCCCTGGATCTCGAGTACCATCATCTGGATCCGAAACGGGGACTGGGATTGGCGTCGGAAACACCCGATCCGCGCTGGACGCCGCAGGAGACTGAAATTGAACAGGCGCTGAACCATCCACCCGCGAATACGCGTGCCTCCATTCGGTCCCGCGTCATGGACTCGCTCCGGAGGGCCGATCGATCGTACTGCGTCGATTGGGAGGTGATCGATGCGGACGGCCTCCCATCGCTGCACATGATCAATCCGTTCGACTCGGACTCTTCGGCGGCGCAACGCTGGCTGCAGAGTTGGACGGTTTCGCCGGCTCCGGCGCGGCCGGCGCGGCCGGGGCCGGAACCCCTTGTGTAAGCTGCGCCAGTTGGAGCAATAGAATTTCGAGTTCGCCGAGGTACTCGGCCTCGGTCGGGAAGCTCGCCTTGCGCTCCCGCAAGGATTCCACCGCTTCCTCGAGCTCCTGCACCCGGCGCTTGGTTTCGGCAGGCAGGGCGTCGATTTCCGAAGAAGGAAAAAAGAACAATCGATGAGCGAGCGCGCCGTCGAGGA containing:
- a CDS encoding proteasome subunit alpha, whose translation is MSADTVAGDFLSLLAARRIEPLRAESGTHAPPYTEGTTVFAFHCAEGVLVAGDRRATAGNWIVTDRIEKIIEVDDASLLAIAGAPAIAFEMARVLQTSFEYYRRSQLQPLSLAAKVRALARLLRENLPMTLQGVGVVMPLFAACDPKDPQGPPRIFFYDPLGAQFQAVDFAASGSGSGTIRSILDYQSRFGVPKPSALGRVEATVLALRLLAVAAAHDSATGGVQPGISHFATLRLLARGRIETITEAEQRAAWERAGIDKDPQFP
- a CDS encoding peptidase — translated: MNRIVGLETEYGCLTTDPAGSPPVVARTRNWIFENHRLGLADVHQRDWDEPAGNGGFLFNGGRAYVDMGHMEYCTPECQSLRDLIAFDRAGDRMLHHAIQGLGLSSLAGFIRNNVDHYSGATFGCHENYLVRRGAPLNDRTIYALLGFLTLRVLYTGAGRVGGMSHGDVSLRTEAPGASEIPTPVFQISQRADYINNDLFEWVQFNRAIINTRDEPLADPSRFRRLHLIHGDSNVLPFALFLKAGTTSLVLDLLEIDQIPTLSLADAVASFREISVRPHGPWNVRTEETGETPALDLLRKYWEAAHRFFARRDRETDDVLEAWGQTLDALQRNPEELVGRVDWITKQWLLRQFVEHEGVPWNDPVLRSLDLEYHHLDPKRGLGLASETPDPRWTPQETEIEQALNHPPANTRASIRSRVMDSLRRADRSYCVDWEVIDADGLPSLHMINPFDSDSSAAQRWLQSWTVSPAPARPARPGPEPLV
- a CDS encoding ubiquitin-like protein UBact, producing MPDSAQKQRPAGPGGGGEGGGSEPSAPKVDKPNVDDLLKKMKKVDPDQARRYRQRTGE
- a CDS encoding peptidase, with translation MESPIPILIGVETEYGIHVERSEGEGEPDVVADSIALVRCASEPGVWMVWDYSAEDPHRDARGFHVDQLRQDTDEAAYVDQDARRELSYVEVKSDLALSNGGRFYNDHAHPEFCTPECATPGELAQQDRAGEWLVRNCARTLGGKLGRPVRIYKNNTDFQGHSYGCHENYLLPRALPWEKLARAMQAFLVTRQIYAGAGKFGWEAEDRFLESHFQISQRADFFSELQSVDTMQRRPLINTRDEPHANPSLYRRFHVILGDANMSPFATRLKVGATALVLEAAARAPDLDWPVLEHPLEAVRSISRDPDFAWKVRCERNRFASALEVQSWYLEMAGRWCNTAESWKTALMSDWAQVMKDLAEDPFRCRHRLDWPAKLHWIRRFQRDEGLSDSDPWLRSLDLQYHLLDPAEGLFAALESSGEMEAGEPDEASARALRSPPAITRAAVRGKLIEKFPARVLAAQWDHVLLEGKAGVVRVDLTDLFAPDDISRYLQRIEAARAVDDLRGLDD